One Phycisphaera mikurensis NBRC 102666 DNA window includes the following coding sequences:
- a CDS encoding HD-GYP domain-containing protein — protein MNPLPHEVTAELEGCRAELDHMSVELDQAYEELTILHRLSATLRVERPVEEVLHDACAGLVAGAGLAFAAVRLAGGAGLMPTLAVAEPEAAADGAGSARLRALVDAAAAELLATGYVAVPGSILEPVDALARPRLAELTPAAIVVPLRIGDEAVGVLLAAVPAGAELLSSVEAKLAESVAGPLSIFLENRRLFERARELATAVLVSLVRAIDAKDPATRGHSERVSALARAVGEELKLPPAEVDRLRLAGLVHDLGKLGVPESILLKKGKLTDEEFAAIRRHPQAGVDILRGIEPLADLLPAVLHHHERYDGRGYPAGIGGEAIPLHARILGVVDAFDAMHSRRSYHEGAAVAACLGEIERNAGSQFDPRIVAAFVATQQRSAVGQRRLAA, from the coding sequence ATGAACCCGCTTCCTCATGAAGTCACGGCCGAGCTGGAAGGCTGCCGTGCCGAGCTGGACCACATGTCCGTCGAGCTCGACCAGGCGTATGAAGAGCTGACGATCCTCCACCGCCTCAGCGCGACGCTCCGCGTGGAGCGGCCGGTCGAGGAGGTGCTGCACGACGCCTGCGCCGGGCTGGTCGCCGGGGCCGGGCTCGCCTTCGCCGCCGTCCGGCTCGCCGGCGGGGCGGGGCTGATGCCCACGCTCGCCGTGGCCGAGCCCGAGGCAGCCGCGGACGGTGCGGGCTCCGCACGCTTGCGGGCGCTCGTCGACGCCGCCGCCGCGGAGCTGCTCGCCACGGGGTACGTCGCCGTGCCCGGCTCGATCCTCGAGCCGGTGGACGCGCTGGCCCGCCCGCGGCTCGCCGAGCTGACGCCCGCGGCCATCGTCGTGCCGCTTCGCATCGGCGACGAGGCCGTCGGCGTGCTGCTCGCGGCGGTGCCCGCCGGCGCCGAGCTGCTGTCCAGCGTCGAGGCGAAGCTCGCCGAATCGGTCGCCGGGCCGCTGTCGATCTTCCTGGAGAACCGCCGCCTCTTCGAGCGGGCGCGTGAGCTGGCGACCGCGGTCCTCGTCTCGCTCGTCCGCGCCATCGACGCGAAGGACCCCGCCACCCGCGGCCACAGCGAGCGGGTCTCCGCGCTGGCGCGGGCGGTCGGCGAGGAGCTGAAGCTGCCCCCCGCCGAGGTCGACCGGCTCCGCCTCGCCGGCCTCGTGCACGACCTCGGCAAGCTCGGCGTGCCCGAGTCGATCCTGCTCAAGAAGGGCAAGCTCACCGACGAGGAGTTCGCCGCCATCCGCCGGCACCCGCAAGCCGGCGTCGACATCCTCCGCGGCATCGAGCCGCTCGCCGACCTCCTGCCCGCCGTCCTGCACCACCACGAGCGCTATGACGGCCGCGGCTACCCCGCCGGGATCGGCGGGGAGGCCATCCCGCTGCACGCCCGCATCCTCGGCGTCGTGGACGCCTTCGACGCCATGCACAGCCGCCGCTCCTACCACGAGGGCGCGGCCGTTGCGGCCTGCCTCGGCGAGATCGAACGCAACGCCGGCAGCCAGTTCGACCCGCGGATCGTGGCGGCCTTCGTCGCCACGCAGCAGCGGTCCGCGGTCGGGCAGCGTCGGCTGGCGGCCTGA
- a CDS encoding LOG family protein, with amino-acid sequence MTDPASQPRRPGSKPVPPASPDAGASSDPLGAAPTVNSAREPPQTGPKISAETFSDEIRELIQAAGGEPENRHGRNVRDMIVTSLRMLRDGSDTGEVKLVNRATAELRHALTVFRPYHETPKISIYGSARTPEDHIDYRQAVDLAKDLAADGWMVITGAGDGIMRAGHGGAGRAASFGVSIRLPFETSANDLIIGDPKLVSFKYFFTRKLVFMWMSHAIALLPGGFGTMDEGFEALTLIQTGKAPMVPIVMVDAPGSGEDGFWARWDRFIRGSLLDNGWISPEDTSLYFITDSPAEAADHVRRFYANYHSQRFVGDRMVLRIREELSESQLDALNAEFPELVADGRIEQSGPLEGEIESLELPRLSWLSTKRANGRLRMLIDRINDAATG; translated from the coding sequence ATGACCGATCCCGCTTCCCAGCCCCGCCGCCCCGGCTCCAAGCCGGTCCCTCCCGCCAGCCCCGACGCCGGGGCCTCCAGCGACCCGCTGGGCGCCGCCCCGACGGTGAACTCGGCGCGGGAGCCCCCCCAGACCGGCCCGAAGATCTCGGCGGAGACCTTCTCCGACGAGATCCGGGAGCTGATCCAGGCCGCCGGCGGCGAGCCGGAGAACCGCCACGGCCGCAACGTACGCGACATGATCGTGACGAGCCTGCGGATGCTGCGCGACGGCTCGGACACCGGCGAAGTGAAGCTGGTGAACCGGGCGACGGCGGAGCTGCGGCACGCGCTGACGGTCTTCCGGCCGTACCACGAGACGCCGAAGATCAGCATCTACGGCTCGGCACGCACCCCCGAGGACCACATCGACTACCGGCAGGCGGTCGACCTCGCGAAGGACCTCGCGGCCGACGGCTGGATGGTGATCACCGGGGCCGGCGACGGCATCATGCGCGCCGGCCACGGCGGGGCCGGCCGGGCCGCGAGCTTCGGGGTCTCCATCCGCCTGCCCTTTGAGACCAGCGCGAACGACCTGATCATCGGCGACCCGAAGCTGGTCAGCTTCAAGTACTTCTTCACCCGCAAGCTCGTCTTCATGTGGATGAGCCACGCCATCGCCCTGCTGCCCGGCGGCTTCGGCACGATGGACGAGGGCTTCGAGGCGCTCACCCTCATCCAGACCGGCAAGGCCCCGATGGTGCCGATCGTCATGGTCGACGCGCCGGGATCCGGGGAGGACGGCTTCTGGGCGCGGTGGGACCGCTTCATCCGCGGGTCCCTGCTGGACAACGGCTGGATCAGCCCCGAGGACACCTCGCTGTACTTCATCACGGACAGCCCCGCCGAGGCGGCCGACCACGTCCGCCGCTTCTACGCGAACTACCACTCGCAACGCTTCGTCGGCGACCGCATGGTGCTCCGCATCCGCGAGGAGCTCTCGGAGAGCCAGCTCGACGCGCTCAACGCCGAGTTCCCCGAGCTCGTCGCCGACGGCCGCATCGAGCAGTCCGGGCCGCTGGAGGGCGAGATCGAGTCGCTGGAGCTGCCCCGCCTCTCGTGGCTGAGCACCAAGCGGGCGAACGGGCGCCTGCGGATGTTGATCGATCGGATCAACGACGCGGCGACCGGTTGA
- a CDS encoding potassium channel family protein has protein sequence MRPAPAIVAGFGIVGRAAVEALEARGFGVTVIERNEDVVARQPEGPRRFLVGSACDARTLREAGLPDAAYLVLTMPDEADAVRAAEVANAIKPRCWIVARTNYVSQGLLARQNGADAVVVEEVATAEAIAKLVGDHADAAG, from the coding sequence GTGAGGCCGGCTCCGGCGATCGTGGCCGGCTTCGGCATCGTCGGTCGGGCCGCGGTGGAGGCGCTGGAGGCGCGCGGCTTCGGGGTGACCGTGATCGAACGCAATGAGGACGTCGTCGCGCGGCAGCCCGAGGGCCCGCGGCGGTTCCTCGTGGGCTCCGCCTGCGACGCCCGCACGCTGCGCGAGGCGGGCCTGCCCGACGCGGCGTACCTCGTGCTCACGATGCCCGACGAGGCCGACGCCGTCCGCGCCGCCGAGGTCGCCAACGCGATCAAGCCGCGGTGCTGGATCGTTGCCCGGACCAACTACGTCAGCCAGGGCCTGCTGGCGCGGCAGAACGGGGCCGACGCCGTGGTCGTCGAGGAGGTGGCGACTGCGGAGGCCATTGCGAAGCTGGTGGGCGATCACGCGGACGCGGCGGGATGA
- a CDS encoding DUF4914 family protein, which translates to MPIDQLPGVTLSSSAMAVLEAAPKVHYASSVAELAALAVPEGETDGRGFFEVGYDAGGAWKREAEVCRVKNGVAANYLDPYMRRRDPDCMVIADARATDKATWDERWGKDLGGFEQTRQATFEWLKGQELICQFFSTGMPGQALQAVAICPRNAAFFAAALAMLQGIKPIDEVVAEGAAYHHGAIVYVAPPFRHTRFGGKQVVVHNRRFDGGYDLHELYSYNLYPGPSAKKGVYGMLLTAGERDEQSWTTAHCSTVQVVTPYDNVTTIMHEGASGGGKSEMLEQMHREADGRLRKGTNVVTGETRYMTLPHGCELRPVTDDMALCHPSLQQPGHAERSGPGSPKKLTVIDAEQAWFLRVNHIEAYGTDPHLEALTVHPKTPLVFLNIEAHPGATALIWEPVIDREATETTPAVPCPNPRVVLPRADYPGIVDEPVTVDIRSFGVRCPPCTADRPTYGIMGLFHVLPPSLAWLWRLVAPRGHGNPSIVDRGGMTSEGVGSYWPFATGRRVDQANILLDQILRTSDTLFVLIPNQHIGCWEVGFAPQWISREYLARRGSAAFRPGDLVPARCPLLGLHKETIQVEGQVVGTWFTDVSKQKEVGEAGYDAGADILKGFFAKQLADFDHPELDPRGKKIIAACLRGADVDAYRSLS; encoded by the coding sequence TTGCCCATCGACCAGCTTCCCGGCGTCACCCTCTCCAGCTCCGCGATGGCGGTGCTCGAAGCCGCACCGAAGGTGCACTACGCCAGCTCCGTCGCCGAGCTGGCCGCGCTGGCCGTGCCGGAGGGTGAGACCGATGGCCGCGGCTTCTTCGAGGTCGGTTACGACGCCGGCGGCGCGTGGAAGCGGGAGGCCGAGGTCTGCCGCGTGAAGAACGGCGTCGCGGCGAACTACCTCGATCCGTACATGCGTCGGCGCGACCCCGACTGCATGGTGATCGCCGACGCGCGGGCCACCGACAAGGCCACTTGGGACGAGCGGTGGGGGAAGGACCTCGGCGGCTTCGAACAGACCCGCCAGGCGACGTTCGAGTGGCTCAAAGGCCAGGAGCTGATCTGCCAGTTCTTCTCCACCGGGATGCCCGGCCAGGCGCTGCAGGCCGTGGCGATCTGCCCGCGGAACGCCGCCTTCTTCGCCGCCGCGCTCGCGATGCTGCAGGGCATCAAGCCGATCGACGAGGTCGTCGCCGAGGGCGCCGCCTACCACCACGGCGCGATCGTCTACGTCGCCCCGCCCTTCCGCCACACCCGCTTCGGCGGCAAGCAGGTCGTCGTCCACAACCGCCGCTTCGACGGCGGCTACGACCTGCACGAACTCTACAGCTACAACCTGTACCCGGGCCCGTCGGCGAAGAAGGGCGTGTACGGGATGCTGCTGACCGCGGGCGAGCGCGACGAGCAGAGCTGGACCACCGCCCACTGCTCCACCGTGCAGGTGGTAACGCCCTACGACAACGTCACCACGATCATGCACGAGGGGGCGAGCGGCGGCGGCAAGAGCGAGATGCTCGAGCAGATGCACCGCGAGGCCGACGGCCGGCTCCGCAAGGGCACCAACGTGGTCACCGGCGAGACGCGGTACATGACGCTGCCGCACGGCTGCGAGCTGCGCCCGGTGACCGACGACATGGCGCTGTGCCACCCGTCGCTGCAGCAGCCGGGCCACGCGGAGCGGTCCGGGCCGGGAAGCCCCAAGAAGCTGACGGTGATCGACGCCGAGCAAGCCTGGTTCCTCCGCGTCAACCACATCGAGGCGTACGGCACCGACCCGCACCTCGAGGCGCTGACCGTCCACCCCAAGACGCCGCTGGTCTTCCTCAACATCGAGGCGCACCCCGGCGCGACCGCGCTGATCTGGGAGCCGGTGATCGACCGGGAAGCCACCGAGACCACGCCGGCGGTGCCGTGCCCGAACCCGCGCGTGGTGCTGCCCCGGGCCGATTACCCCGGCATCGTCGACGAGCCGGTGACCGTGGACATCCGCAGCTTCGGCGTCCGCTGCCCCCCCTGCACGGCCGACCGGCCGACCTACGGGATCATGGGTCTCTTCCACGTGCTGCCGCCGTCGCTGGCGTGGCTGTGGCGGCTGGTGGCGCCGCGCGGGCACGGCAACCCCTCCATCGTCGACCGGGGCGGCATGACCAGCGAAGGCGTGGGCAGCTACTGGCCCTTCGCCACGGGCCGCCGCGTCGACCAGGCGAACATCCTGCTCGACCAGATCCTCCGGACGTCCGACACGCTCTTCGTGCTGATCCCCAACCAGCACATCGGCTGCTGGGAGGTCGGCTTCGCGCCGCAGTGGATCTCGCGGGAGTACCTCGCCCGCCGCGGCTCGGCCGCTTTCCGCCCCGGCGACCTCGTGCCGGCCCGGTGCCCGCTGCTGGGGCTGCACAAGGAGACGATCCAGGTGGAGGGTCAGGTGGTCGGCACCTGGTTCACCGACGTCTCGAAGCAGAAGGAGGTGGGCGAGGCCGGCTACGACGCCGGGGCGGACATCCTCAAGGGCTTCTTCGCCAAGCAGCTCGCCGACTTCGACCACCCGGAGCTGGATCCCCGCGGCAAGAAGATCATCGCCGCGTGCCTCAGAGGCGCCGACGTCGACGCCTACCGGTCGCTGTCGTGA
- a CDS encoding PhzF family phenazine biosynthesis protein gives MELSVVDAFVRDRQPFTGNPAAVCLLRGAHWPADAWMQALAEEMNLSETAFVRPTAEPDLFGLRWFTPKDEVQLCGHATLAAAHALAEAGRIGGRVRFDLKWHGEIGVDAAAGGGWTLGFPAQACGEAEPPEGLIDAMKLQRGEVRWIGFGPYDWVIELADAAAVEAVAPAFEALAGFDCRGVAVCAADGTDGYACRFFAPALRIAEDPVTGSLQCVLGPRFAARLGRTSLRARQLSRRGGELRVGVDEAAGRVRIGGNALTIWRGELAALARP, from the coding sequence ATGGAGCTCAGCGTCGTCGATGCCTTCGTCCGGGATCGCCAGCCCTTCACCGGGAACCCCGCCGCGGTCTGCCTCCTGCGGGGAGCCCATTGGCCGGCCGATGCGTGGATGCAGGCCCTCGCCGAGGAGATGAATCTCTCGGAGACCGCTTTCGTGCGGCCGACCGCCGAGCCCGACCTCTTCGGCCTCCGCTGGTTTACGCCCAAGGATGAGGTGCAGCTGTGCGGCCACGCGACACTGGCCGCGGCTCACGCGCTCGCGGAGGCGGGCCGGATCGGCGGCCGCGTCCGCTTCGACCTCAAGTGGCACGGCGAGATCGGCGTGGACGCCGCGGCCGGCGGCGGCTGGACGCTCGGCTTCCCGGCGCAGGCCTGCGGCGAGGCCGAGCCGCCGGAGGGGCTGATCGACGCGATGAAGCTGCAGCGCGGGGAGGTCCGCTGGATTGGCTTCGGTCCGTACGACTGGGTGATCGAGCTGGCCGACGCCGCGGCGGTGGAGGCCGTGGCGCCAGCGTTCGAGGCCCTCGCCGGGTTCGACTGCCGCGGCGTGGCTGTCTGCGCCGCCGACGGCACCGACGGCTACGCCTGCCGCTTCTTCGCTCCCGCTCTCCGCATCGCCGAGGACCCGGTCACCGGGTCGCTGCAGTGCGTGCTCGGCCCCCGCTTCGCCGCCCGGCTCGGCCGGACCTCGCTGCGGGCCCGCCAGCTCTCCCGGCGAGGCGGCGAGCTGCGGGTCGGGGTCGACGAGGCGGCAGGGCGGGTCCGCATCGGCGGCAACGCGCTGACGATCTGGCGCGGCGAGCTGGCGGCCCTCGCACGGCCGTGA
- a CDS encoding NAD(+)/NADH kinase, with translation MSVERVDLGDGAEARDPAVRAVGEAAVPAGGVPRVRVLLLVNAGKEPVLEALRSFEPWLEERAEVVGRFETGDTAGREDELPDADVAMVLGGDGTFLSQARVLVDRGVPMLGINFGKVGFLAEWDIDYVKRHWASIACGGCRVTQRILMDVDVYGPEVPLYDTGAHEPLSTHLAMNDAVINAGPPYRVCEFDLAIEPAEVRQPAVTIAGDGIVVSTPSGSTAYNLSAGGPIVSPGVEAMMITALSPYTLAFRPIVFGADADVWITLTRGNDGTALVIDGQAAAVLEEGSHVHVRRHHPMLTLIQNPELTYWSMLSHKMRWAVRPRKD, from the coding sequence ATGAGCGTGGAGCGTGTGGATCTGGGTGATGGCGCCGAGGCGCGGGACCCCGCGGTGCGTGCCGTGGGCGAGGCGGCGGTGCCGGCGGGCGGCGTCCCCCGGGTCCGCGTGCTGCTGCTCGTCAACGCCGGCAAGGAGCCGGTGCTCGAGGCGCTGCGGAGCTTCGAGCCGTGGCTGGAGGAGCGGGCCGAGGTGGTCGGCCGCTTCGAGACCGGCGACACGGCCGGCCGCGAGGACGAGCTGCCCGACGCCGACGTGGCGATGGTGCTCGGCGGCGACGGCACCTTCCTCAGCCAGGCCCGGGTCCTCGTGGATCGCGGCGTCCCGATGCTCGGGATCAACTTCGGCAAGGTCGGCTTCCTCGCCGAGTGGGACATCGACTACGTGAAGCGGCACTGGGCGTCGATCGCCTGCGGCGGCTGCCGCGTGACGCAGCGGATCCTGATGGACGTCGACGTCTACGGCCCCGAGGTCCCGCTCTACGACACCGGTGCCCACGAGCCGCTGTCAACGCACCTGGCGATGAACGACGCCGTCATCAACGCCGGCCCGCCGTACCGGGTGTGCGAGTTCGACCTCGCGATCGAGCCCGCCGAGGTCCGCCAGCCCGCCGTCACGATCGCCGGCGACGGCATCGTCGTCTCCACGCCCTCGGGTTCGACCGCGTACAACCTCTCCGCCGGCGGGCCGATCGTCTCGCCGGGCGTCGAGGCGATGATGATCACCGCGCTCTCGCCGTACACGCTGGCCTTCCGCCCGATCGTCTTCGGGGCCGACGCGGACGTCTGGATCACGCTCACCCGCGGCAACGACGGCACCGCTCTGGTCATCGACGGCCAGGCCGCCGCCGTGCTCGAGGAGGGCAGCCACGTCCACGTCCGCCGCCACCACCCGATGCTCACGCTGATCCAGAACCCCGAGCTGACCTACTGGTCAATGCTCTCGCACAAGATGCGGTGGGCGGTGCGGCCGCGGAAGGATTGA
- a CDS encoding hemolysin family protein, producing the protein MTATVVLIGIAGIAASYFAACHNALKILSRRRLAELLEQRGREDRLARVVAEVPDLLLATGVARATAAMVLVLAGYRVFELAGVDAGWRRYGFAAALAVVLMGVFTVAVPVYWAAYRRERLLLWSIPVLHALRIALFPLTFPLRVIDPMVRRVSGVELHDEEDDLAEQVLDAVERHDEELTVDEAQRQMIEGVVEMSETTVAEIMTPRTDVEGLPEGLNLQEVQDAVMAAGHSRIPVYRESLDEIVGLLYVKDLIAFLNRPEAFELAAVWREPLLVPETKSVREMLAEFRRRQVHLAVVLDEYGGTAGLVTIEDILEEIVGEIHDEYEEKDEEPALEMDADGRRAVVDARMHVDVLNDAMNLDLPDDGDYETLAGFVFSKLGHIPVAGEAFEDCGCRFEVLKAERTRVVEVGVAVLEEA; encoded by the coding sequence GTGACGGCCACCGTTGTGCTCATCGGGATCGCCGGCATCGCCGCCAGCTACTTCGCCGCCTGCCACAACGCGCTGAAGATCCTCAGCCGCCGCCGCCTCGCCGAGCTGCTCGAGCAACGGGGCCGCGAGGACCGGCTCGCCCGCGTGGTCGCGGAGGTGCCGGATCTGCTGCTGGCCACCGGCGTCGCGCGGGCGACCGCCGCGATGGTGCTGGTGCTCGCCGGCTACCGCGTGTTCGAGCTGGCCGGCGTCGACGCGGGCTGGCGCCGCTACGGCTTCGCCGCCGCGCTGGCCGTCGTCCTGATGGGCGTCTTCACCGTGGCGGTCCCGGTCTACTGGGCCGCGTACCGCCGCGAGCGGCTGCTGCTGTGGAGCATCCCGGTGCTGCACGCGCTGCGGATCGCGCTCTTCCCGCTCACCTTCCCGCTGCGCGTCATCGACCCGATGGTCCGCCGCGTCTCGGGCGTGGAGCTGCACGACGAGGAGGACGACCTCGCCGAGCAGGTGCTCGACGCGGTCGAGCGGCACGACGAGGAACTCACGGTGGACGAGGCCCAGCGGCAGATGATCGAGGGCGTCGTGGAGATGTCCGAGACCACCGTCGCCGAGATCATGACCCCGCGGACCGACGTCGAGGGCCTGCCCGAGGGTCTGAACCTGCAGGAGGTGCAGGACGCCGTGATGGCCGCCGGTCACTCCCGCATCCCGGTGTACCGCGAGAGCCTCGACGAGATCGTCGGCCTGCTCTACGTGAAGGACCTCATCGCATTCCTCAACCGCCCCGAGGCCTTCGAGCTCGCCGCGGTGTGGCGTGAGCCGCTGCTGGTGCCCGAGACCAAGAGCGTCCGCGAGATGCTCGCCGAGTTCCGCCGCCGCCAGGTCCACCTCGCCGTGGTGCTCGACGAGTACGGCGGGACCGCCGGGCTGGTCACCATCGAGGACATCCTCGAGGAGATCGTCGGCGAGATCCACGACGAGTACGAGGAGAAGGACGAAGAGCCCGCGCTGGAGATGGACGCCGACGGACGCCGCGCCGTCGTCGACGCCCGCATGCACGTGGACGTGCTCAACGACGCGATGAATCTGGACCTGCCCGACGACGGCGACTACGAGACGCTCGCCGGCTTCGTCTTTTCGAAGCTCGGCCACATCCCGGTGGCGGGGGAAGCCTTCGAGGACTGCGGGTGCCGGTTCGAGGTGCTCAAGGCGGAGCGCACGCGGGTGGTGGAAGTGGGCGTGGCGGTGTTGGAGGAGGCGTGA
- the ybeY gene encoding rRNA maturation RNase YbeY has protein sequence MNDTTRGDAEADEPPSSVPAPAAPDITCDLDAPDVDPPADGWLAEQLAAAVRGAGLGGATLAIRVVNDAAMEALHRLHSGVSGTTDVLTFDNRDDPRSPIDGDLVLCRDEAVRRAAELGHDARLELLLYAVHGLLHLDGEDDHSPAGHRRMHEREDAILASLGHGPVFFKPEAAR, from the coding sequence ATGAACGACACGACCCGCGGCGACGCCGAGGCCGACGAACCTCCCAGTTCGGTCCCCGCTCCCGCCGCCCCCGACATCACCTGCGACCTCGACGCACCCGACGTCGATCCGCCCGCGGACGGCTGGCTCGCGGAGCAGCTGGCCGCCGCGGTCCGCGGCGCCGGCCTAGGGGGTGCCACGCTCGCGATCCGCGTGGTGAATGACGCGGCGATGGAGGCTCTGCACCGCCTGCACAGCGGCGTGTCCGGCACCACCGACGTGCTGACCTTCGACAACCGGGACGACCCCCGGTCGCCGATCGATGGCGACCTCGTGCTCTGCCGCGACGAGGCCGTCCGGCGGGCCGCGGAGCTCGGACACGACGCGCGGCTGGAGCTGCTGCTCTACGCGGTCCACGGCCTGCTGCACCTCGACGGCGAGGACGACCACAGCCCCGCCGGCCACCGCCGCATGCACGAGCGGGAAGACGCGATCCTGGCGTCGCTGGGCCACGGGCCGGTCTTCTTCAAGCCGGAGGCTGCGCGGTGA
- a CDS encoding ATP-binding protein yields the protein MPSRTFSSRIGNIPPVQDAVLEELEAAGYPEKCRFAVKLALDEAMANAVRHGNHNDPDQTVTVDWEVAEDRVTIHIEDCGCGFEPAALPDPTAEENLHRPHGRGVMLMKAYMTQVLFNEAGNRVTLMKRRDCTLPR from the coding sequence ATGCCCTCCCGCACCTTCAGCAGCCGCATCGGGAACATCCCGCCCGTGCAGGACGCGGTGCTTGAGGAGCTCGAGGCCGCCGGCTACCCGGAGAAGTGCCGATTCGCCGTGAAGCTCGCGCTCGACGAGGCGATGGCCAACGCGGTGCGGCACGGCAACCACAACGACCCCGACCAGACCGTGACCGTGGATTGGGAAGTCGCCGAGGACCGCGTCACGATCCACATCGAGGACTGCGGCTGCGGCTTCGAGCCCGCGGCGTTGCCCGATCCGACCGCGGAGGAGAACCTCCACCGCCCCCACGGCCGCGGCGTCATGCTGATGAAGGCTTACATGACCCAGGTGCTCTTCAACGAGGCGGGCAACCGGGTCACCCTGATGAAGCGACGCGATTGCACCCTCCCGAGATGA
- a CDS encoding STAS domain-containing protein, with product MPDSRLETSPTGPDGGVTHVRFRDRNILEESAIQQIGDELAAMIESDSNPKLLLDFSGVEHLSSAALGTLITVNNKVKAKGGQLRLSDIDEQIYEVFVITKLNKLFQIHDDKDAAAKSFK from the coding sequence ATGCCCGACTCCAGACTCGAGACTTCTCCGACCGGCCCCGACGGCGGCGTCACCCACGTCCGCTTCCGGGACCGCAACATCCTCGAGGAGTCGGCCATTCAGCAGATCGGGGACGAGCTCGCCGCGATGATCGAGAGCGATTCCAACCCGAAGCTGCTGCTGGACTTCTCAGGCGTCGAGCACCTCTCCTCCGCCGCGCTGGGGACGCTGATCACCGTGAACAACAAGGTCAAGGCGAAGGGCGGCCAGCTCCGCCTCTCCGACATCGACGAGCAGATCTACGAAGTCTTCGTGATCACCAAGCTCAACAAGCTCTTCCAGATCCACGACGACAAGGACGCCGCCGCCAAGAGCTTCAAGTGA
- a CDS encoding LysM peptidoglycan-binding domain-containing protein — MLTLPYKVLISLSALLLLAAVGYRATHLLGGGEPLAALEPATEPAAPPEASDAEPLPPAPVAVRPPPPRPAQDPPPAASPTAADAAQPPAAAPEDAVPTLVIGRQPGQPDQPGQPDQPGQPGQPNQPSQPGKSNQPPPVAAAADPAPPGSDAASPSTSGAAQPERVYVVAEGDSLQKIARATLGDANRWSSIAELNPGLDPLRLQVGDRLRLPADAAGSTAAAAGPAPASPAPATASGGTAALHVVKPGDSLSVIALRYYGDSTRWKAIYDANRSLMKSPDDLGIGVELQIPPRAADDR, encoded by the coding sequence ATGCTCACGCTCCCCTACAAGGTCCTGATCTCGCTCTCGGCGCTGCTGCTGCTCGCGGCGGTCGGCTACCGCGCCACCCACCTGCTCGGCGGCGGAGAGCCGCTCGCCGCGCTCGAGCCGGCGACGGAGCCGGCCGCGCCGCCGGAGGCTTCCGACGCCGAGCCGCTGCCGCCCGCTCCGGTGGCGGTCCGGCCGCCGCCGCCCCGCCCGGCCCAAGACCCGCCGCCGGCCGCGTCGCCGACCGCGGCCGATGCCGCGCAGCCCCCCGCGGCCGCGCCGGAGGACGCGGTGCCCACGCTGGTCATCGGCCGCCAGCCGGGCCAGCCGGACCAGCCGGGCCAGCCGGACCAGCCGGGCCAGCCGGGCCAGCCGAACCAGCCGAGTCAGCCGGGCAAGTCGAACCAGCCGCCGCCGGTCGCTGCCGCCGCCGACCCCGCACCCCCCGGGTCGGATGCCGCGTCCCCGTCCACGTCCGGAGCCGCCCAGCCGGAGCGGGTGTACGTCGTGGCCGAGGGCGACAGCCTGCAGAAGATCGCCCGCGCGACCCTCGGCGACGCCAACCGCTGGTCGTCGATCGCCGAGCTCAACCCGGGCCTGGACCCGCTGCGGCTGCAGGTCGGCGACCGCCTCCGGCTCCCGGCGGACGCGGCGGGGAGCACCGCGGCCGCAGCGGGCCCCGCGCCCGCGTCGCCCGCGCCCGCGACAGCGTCGGGAGGCACCGCCGCCCTCCACGTCGTCAAGCCGGGAGACTCGCTGAGCGTGATCGCCCTGCGGTACTACGGCGACAGCACGCGGTGGAAGGCGATCTACGACGCCAACCGCTCGCTCATGAAGAGCCCGGACGACCTGGGGATCGGCGTCGAGCTGCAGATCCCCCCGCGGGCCGCCGACGACCGATAA